The Cicer arietinum cultivar CDC Frontier isolate Library 1 chromosome 1, Cicar.CDCFrontier_v2.0, whole genome shotgun sequence genome contains the following window.
CTCAATGTAACTGTTTGAGATAATTCCATTTTCCATAACCCTTTTGTCCAAAGCTGAAAACTTTGAACTTTGGAGACAATTTCCAACACACCCACAAGAAAAGATAAAGTGGGTCTTCTTTTTTGTTCCCAaagtttctttctttttgttccTTGTGCTTCTGCATTTTTAACGACAAAGTTACAAACCCATTTaacaaaaattgcattttttgttctatctctctctctctctctctctctctctctctctctcttcaaaCTCAATGTAACTGTTTGAGATAATTCCATTTTCCATAACCCTTTTGTCCAAAGCTGAAAACTTTGAACTTTGGAGACAATTTCCAACACACCCACAAGAAAAGATAAAGTGGGTCTTCTTTTTTGTTCCCAaagtttctttctttttgttccTTCAGACACAACAGAATAATAGGATctgagagttttttttttttacaaagtagAAATGGTGGGTGTGAGAAACATTGTGTTGTTTTTGCTTTGTATTACTGTTGTTGCTCCTATTGTTCTCTACACTGATCGTCTTAGCTCCTTTGATTCTCCATCCTCAAGTGagtttctctattttaatttgtcaaaaaattaaaaaactttgtttttgactttttgttatttattttctgattattATTTTGGTTTGTTTGTTTTCAATGTGTTTTGTAGCCAAACAAGAGTTTATTGAAGATGTTACTGCTTTTGTAAGTTGTTAATTAATGTCATTTAAAGATTCTTtggttttcttttattttcttttgtttttgtattaGTAATTGTATGAGTAAGAGTGATAATTAGAGAGATCTTTGAGTTTTTGAATCTTGTTCTTTTGTGTTTTGTGTCAGTCTTTCAGTGCAGCAGACTCTAGCCACTTGAATTTGCTTCCTCAGGTAATGTTCCCTTACTTTTctattctcatttttttatgtatgaattaatatatctaaatttgtatgtatatatttttgggaagaaattttacttttatgtgTGCTGAATCTGTGATGATTTTTGATTTATTGCTGAATTTGtcttattttttgtaaataggAAACTTCAACAGTTCTTAAGGAACCTATTGGAGTTGTATATACAAATGAAGACTCAATTAAGAGAAAGAATTTGCCTCAAGGTATTTTGTTAGGATTTCTCCATTGTTCAATTAGATTTAGGTCTTTTTCCACTAAATGGAGATGCATTTTCGGTGTAAAATAGGTTTCTATTGACAACTCATGATATTGCATCATAAACCCATTATGTAACTGCAATATGTTGAATTCTTATTGGGCGTCGGTGTAAAATTAGTTGACACTGACAGTTCATGTTTCTGTTTTCTCCTTCTTTTATGGAGCCACTCTTCTTGAATTTTCATTAATTTCCAACATCATTGTTATGTTGACTTTTAGGTTTGCAATTGGTGGAATCAAGGGAGCACGTGTCTGCCAGGGTATTGTCAACCACAACCGAGGAAGATCAAACTGAAAAGGATAACCTCATCAAACTTGTGACAGATGAAACTAAGCAAGGAAATCAAGGCGGCGATGGAGAAGATGCTATTGATGTTGATGACAATGAAGGGAAACTCGCTAAACCGACTCTTGCTTTTACTCAAGAATCTCTACTTAAGGTTTGTGATGCATTTTCCTCTTGGTTTATATGTATGTTTCTTTGTTCTGTTTGTATCTATTCCTCCTGCATTTTCCTCTAGCGCATATTAACATTCATTACTGCATTTTTTTTGGTTtcataattgattaatttaatctCTTTTCAGTCTACGAAGCAGGAACAACAACAAGAAACAGAAACTTCTAGCAGAATAAACAAGGAAAAACCAGTATTATCCGAGATCGATAAGAAAAATGAccaaataaatgaccaaatacCATCGGATGCTCGGGTACAGCAACTGAAAGATCAACTCATCCAAGCTAAAGTCTACCTTTCCCTTCCAGTAGTTAAAAGCAACCCTCAACTCATTCGAGAGCTTCGTTTAAGGGTTAAAGAAGTTTCACGAATACTTGGGGAGGCAACCAAAGATTCCGATTTACCTAGGAAGTAGGTCGCCTTTATAAAAAAACTGTTATCTGTTATCAAATTGCCCTGTTATGATTCATATAAACTTCTCTGGTGATTGGCAACTTGTTTAGTCTTAATCTATAATTTGTTCTAATGACAGTGCAAAAGAGAGAATGAAGGCAATGGAGCAAACATTGTTGAAAGGAAAGCAAATTCAAGATGATTGTGCTGTTGCTGTGAAGAAGCTTCGGGCTATGATCCATTCAACAGAAGAACAGCTACATGTGCTCAAAAAGCAGACTTTGTTCTTAACACAGTTGACAGCAAAAACACTGCCCAAAGGTCTTCATTGTCTTCCGTTGCGCCTTACAACCGAGTATTATAAGTTGAATTCATCTCAGCAACAGTTCCCCAATGAAGAGAAGTTAGAAGACATTCAATTATACCATTATGCGATATTTTCGGACAACATATTGGCAACTGCTGTTGTCGTGAACTCAACTGTTATCAATGCTAAGGTAAATTTTTTCTACTTTGGTATAGATTTAATGTGATATAGCTAGAATTAATCtgtttttactaataaaaaaacttGCTTCTATTTCATTTTTGGCCCGTGttagtgaatttttttaaaagaaaaacaactaTAAGTTTCAATATTCGGCAAACTAACAGTGCTTTTATTTCCTAATGGCATCACTTGTTCATAGTAATATTGTTCAAATGAAATTTCAGGATGCATCAAAACATGTTTTCCACGTTGTTACCGATAGGCTCAATTATGCTGCAATGAGGATGTGGTTTTTGGTGAATCCACCCGGCAAGGCAACCATTCAGGTTCAGAACATTGATGACTTCACATGGTTGAATGCAAGTTACAGCCCTGTTCTTAAGCAGTTGGCTTCCCCAGCTATGATAGATTACTACTTCAAGGCTCATCGTGCAACTTCTGATTCAAACTTGAAGTTTcggaatccaaagtatttatcTATCTTGAACCATCTCCGTTTCTACCTGCCTGAGGTCTTTCCAAAGCTCAACAAAGTGCTGTTTTTGGATGATGATTTAGTTGTGCAGAAGGATCTGACCGGACTTTGGTCAGTTGACTTGAAAGGCAACGTAAATGGAGCCGTAGAAACTTGTGGAGAAAGTTTCCACCGATTTGATCGGTATCTCAACTTCTCAAATCCTCTTATTGCGAAGAATTTCGACCCACGTGCTTGTGGGTGGGCGTACggtatgaatgtatttgatttaGTGGAATGGAAGAGGCAAAAGATCACAGAGGTGTACCACAACTGGCAGAATCTGGTAAGTGATGCACTTCGATTTACTTTTTAGCTAGTATTCTATAAGATTCAGTGTTGTCAATGGCTGATCGCATAAAATagtggtttgttcaaatttcatTATGTTGTAGTGCTATAGCGCCGCTATTTGATAACACTAGTATGATTGATATTTCACATTAACCATATGATTTAAGGGAATTGCTGTTGTATTTCTCTGATTTTGAGATATCATGTTTCTTTCTTGGTTGAGTTGTGAACTGATAATCACTTTTCTACTTCAACTGAAATCCAGAATCATGATAGACAACTGTGGAAGTTAGGAACACTGCCACCAGGTCTCATAACATTCTGGAAACGCACTTTCCCACTGAACCGATCGTGGCACGTTTTGGGTCTTGGCTATAATCCCAACATCAACCAAAAAGATATCGAGCGGTCTGCGGTTATGCACTACAACGGAAACATGAAGCCATGGCTGGAGATAAGTATTCCCAAGTTTCGGAGTTATTGGTCAAAGTATGTCAACTACAATCACGTCTTTTTGCGAGAATGCAACATCAATCCATAGATAGAAGTGACTCATTTTGATATCATTCAAGTTTTTTGATGTCATTCCTAAATGTGTGGCCTTGGTTTTTTAAAGCTTCACAATTCTTTTTTATACACGTTTTTTTGTCATGTTTTATATCACTATTTTTTGAATTTGGCACGTAGAAGATTAAGAGCCAAAGTGCAGAAATAGTAATGTACTTGTAAATGAAATGAAGAggctattattttttaagttctaGATTGTGCCCTTTTCTCAACGCACCTCTTCTGTCTTGTAgtctcttcttcttctctttgttGATTTGTACATGTTTGATTTTAAGTTGACACTCTCTTTAACAGTGCTTGGTgcaataacaatttttaaatcatCATAAATCTCTTTTGAATCTGTTTAGCAGCTAAAGTTATTGATATTAAGAGGTTTGAAGGTTGATAAGAATTAATATTTGGACACACCGACAATgcaattttaagttttaaatagAGGAGGGTATGGTAGGGAAtggttataaaataaaatgttggtGCTATAGAATAGATACGAGAAAAAGTAGAAGCAAGGTAGCTTTAATTAGACGAGGCATCATGTGCATAACATAATTTGGTGGGGTCCAACTCCTAATTTTGTGTTGGCCAATAGGAGGGACAAGCAcagaaaaagataataaaacaGCACAAAATGGTAGGTACAAAGGAACAACACTTTTGTGAATTGTCATCACGAGGTGGTGGAACCCATTTCTGATCATGTGTGCACAGCCTTCTCTACATGGGAAGATTGTGCCGTTGCAAGTTAAACACCAATTTGGGCCAACTTGGTTTTGGGCTGAAAACTCTTTAATTTGTGAGTTTCTTcttctattttcatatttttttaaaaatctttaattttttgtttgaatcgATCAATTTAAAGGTGTATGTCTGAATTGACCGATTCAGACATACATTTTATCGAACAACCGTGTGGGAGAAGTTAACATCCTTTAATTTAAGAAGTCACTTAATCCACCACTATGATTCAGAAGTAcatatttaaatagaaaaaaattatatttttgtttgaaagtatacatttgaataaaaataaatcaacttttaaCTCAAggatattttagtctttttaaaaattacacaTGTTTCTTTTTAGATACCCAATGCCACATTGATTTTCTTGCATCCCAAACATGCACATTATCTTAAATCTATTATATGTCTcatatttttcttccttttcaaTTTCTTCTTGCAACCAAATATATCCTTGATTCAAGCTAACTCATTACATCAATTCcctttttacaataaaaaaagagTGGGCAATTCACTTGGCAGAAAATTAGTAACACTCCCTATTTTTTCTATTACATATAGGTATTTCAAAAGtatattttcaaatgaaaaaaattgtctGGAAAATTATTTTCGAATGACAAAATATAGCTTTGTAAATAAACTTCCTAAAGAACTAGAAATAGTAATGGATAAAACTTGCCTACAATTTGAATAATCATACTAGGTATTATTTTGCACTTAAAACATCATTGTTAAGATTCTAAAGACAATTGTGAGAGTTATGATAAAACCTTTTTAGTGCAAAATAGCATTACATTCTAA
Protein-coding sequences here:
- the LOC101502481 gene encoding probable galacturonosyltransferase 4, whose translation is MVGVRNIVLFLLCITVVAPIVLYTDRLSSFDSPSSTKQEFIEDVTAFSFSAADSSHLNLLPQETSTVLKEPIGVVYTNEDSIKRKNLPQGLQLVESREHVSARVLSTTTEEDQTEKDNLIKLVTDETKQGNQGGDGEDAIDVDDNEGKLAKPTLAFTQESLLKSTKQEQQQETETSSRINKEKPVLSEIDKKNDQINDQIPSDARVQQLKDQLIQAKVYLSLPVVKSNPQLIRELRLRVKEVSRILGEATKDSDLPRNAKERMKAMEQTLLKGKQIQDDCAVAVKKLRAMIHSTEEQLHVLKKQTLFLTQLTAKTLPKGLHCLPLRLTTEYYKLNSSQQQFPNEEKLEDIQLYHYAIFSDNILATAVVVNSTVINAKDASKHVFHVVTDRLNYAAMRMWFLVNPPGKATIQVQNIDDFTWLNASYSPVLKQLASPAMIDYYFKAHRATSDSNLKFRNPKYLSILNHLRFYLPEVFPKLNKVLFLDDDLVVQKDLTGLWSVDLKGNVNGAVETCGESFHRFDRYLNFSNPLIAKNFDPRACGWAYGMNVFDLVEWKRQKITEVYHNWQNLNHDRQLWKLGTLPPGLITFWKRTFPLNRSWHVLGLGYNPNINQKDIERSAVMHYNGNMKPWLEISIPKFRSYWSKYVNYNHVFLRECNINP